In one window of Tursiops truncatus isolate mTurTru1 chromosome 5, mTurTru1.mat.Y, whole genome shotgun sequence DNA:
- the NDUFC1 gene encoding NADH dehydrogenase [ubiquinone] 1 subunit C1, mitochondrial produces the protein MALPALLRPFSKLLAPARLPSGSSARSKFYIREPPQGSPDWLKVGLTLGTSVFLWIYLIKQHNEDVLEYERRNGLE, from the exons ATGGCGCTGCCTGCCTTGTTGCGACCTTTCTCCAAGCTGCTGGCCCCGGCCAGGCTGCCGAGCGGCT CTTCAGCGCGGTCAAAGTTCTACATTCGGGAACCGCCACAGGGCAGCCCTGACTGGCTGAAGGTTGGACTGACCTTGGGCACCTCCGTTTTCTTGTGGATCTAT CTCATCAAACAACATAATGAAGATGTTTTAGAGTATGAAAGAAGAAATGGGTTGGAATAA